The Arachis ipaensis cultivar K30076 chromosome B03, Araip1.1, whole genome shotgun sequence region CATCATCTGCTCACACAAAGAAACCACACCACATCCTTCCAGCTGTCTGTCATTTCAGGCACaacaaagaaataaaatattataagaaTACCTAAGAGAAATTTTAGTCCAGTAACAGATTGAAGAAGACAACGCACAAGAAAAAATCATATAACAAAGAACTTACATTATAATTTGGGCACCCATAAAAAGGGTCTCTTAGGATTCGCATGTGTCCCAAACCATCGAAGCACAGAACGCATTTCATAGCCACACCAATCTAAAATCTTCCCCAATCTATCACTATTAGGGTTCCTCTCAGAAATGCCATAAGAACGCAACCTTGTAGAGCTCGCAGATTGACTTCCTGAAcccatcatcttctcaacaaGATCGAAGATGGGGCTGCAATTTAGGATTTTAAGTCTATTTTCAGAGGTTTATTTGGGTTATTTTAACCTTGTCCACATTACGTATCCATCAACGTTCTACCATGGCAATCTGAAACTTAAGTGGCAACACAGCTTGGCAACTTAATGTGCCACATTAGTGCTTCATTAATGGAGATTGCTGCAGAGATAAACATGAATCAACATTCAATATTTGGGGGTCTCAATTAAATAACTTAGAAGTTCGGAGTCAAAATTGAGGCTGACGTAAAgccaaaataaattttaactcgATTTAGAACTGCACAAACTCATAATCAATATCCATATCTGGCCGACcataataaattttcaaaaaaatacatgtatattttattatttttNNNNNNNNNNNNNNNNNNNNNNNNNNNNNNNNNNNNNNNNNNNNNNNNNNNNNNNNNNNNNNNNNNATATTATTAATTTAATAgtctaataatatatttttagttaatatttttaaatattatttattaacggttagtcaaaaataataaatttgtctgttattttttttatacatGGTAATGCAATTCAAATTTATTCATCTCATTTTCGTAATAAATACCACGTTTCTCTAAATACGTGTCCTTATATCATATGTCAAATTAAAAGCAATTCAACatgttaataaataataataattgggaTAATATGTTCATCCAAAACAATATTACAAGTTTACAACCGATTGCTGATGAGATTTCCATCGTTTCACCAACTTTACTTGACCAAGCACATTATATGTACCATCCAAAGTTAAGGCTGTAATTGTTTAGAAGTAGTAAAGTTGGAATGGATAAGTATGCATAACTAAGCTGAAACTTTATGGATATATAGAACTCCAAAATATCAgaattcaaaattgaaaatttgaaataagGATATAATAAACGGACATTAAATTAAAACTTGTTCAATGAAACTTAAGAAGAGAGTAATTAATCCAATAACTAGTGGAGAAAAACTCAGGTCAAAATTTTAGTTTATATTAACTAGATTTTTAGTTAGCAGTTAAATATCTTTAGTCCAACAGTTTAACTGGATGTTTTTAGCCAATACTTCTAAATATGTTTAGTGTCGTACCATTACCCAAAGTAGTGTATGTATTGAATAATAATTGAACAACTAAGAAAATAAATATTTGACAGGAAGCATGTAAAAAATCTAGTCCTATACTAGCTAGGAATTAAGCTAAGAGAATATGTAAAGAGTGGAGCGAAGAAGAATCAGCATTAGACTTGAGGAGGTGCCTGCAAGTAGGACAAGAAGAATGAGAGAGGAGCCACTTGTCAATGCAAACCACGTGAAAATGGTGACTGCACTGCGGAAGAAACCTTATTTGCTCACCATCACTGAACTCTGCTAAGCATATTGCacagttgttattattattgttactaGGAGCTgcttcagaagaagaagaagaagaagaaaaagttgaGGTAGGGAGAGCCACCATGTCCTTCCTCTTGAGACCGGAATTGAGCCTTCGAGAAGCGATCCATTGAAGAGGCTGCGTGAGAACACGCCCCGCACACTGAAACACGCATTGTAGCATGGTGTTGAGCCCTAGAGCGCACAGCAAGGCACACACGATGGCCGCCGCTACAACTGTCCAATCCAAACCACCATTATGAGGTGGTGGCGGTGTGGCCGTGGGAGGGACAAGAGTAGTTTCAGCCTCCataatagaaagaaagaagaagctaaCTAATTAACATGAAGAGTAGAATGGAGAAATGGAACAACATATAGAAATTATATTGGTGGACATAAATGGGACCTCCTTCTAATTAATCATCCACTTCCATCTTCTCATCCCTTTTTCTTTATATAAAGCAACTCATCTCTTACATTACATATCTTTCTCTTTCCTCCTCCTATGTCCTATGACTCCTATCCCATCCCATCACTCTTCCTTACTCTTACATACactactactcattttattattcaaAACAAACATTTCTTTCTCTCATGTTACATTTATCACTTTATAACTTTTATTTAAAATACAGTCATAAAATAAAACATCTATATACACATGTCAAAAACATAGAGagtgttgtatatatatatatatataattatatatatagtgCGTGAAAAGTGAAAACGATGTTCTATTATTTATTGGATGTTGATAAACTCTACTTTTGTCATAAGAATTTGTTATTTAGATATACATACACCTGCTACATCAATACATGCTTAATGTCCTAAAAAGAAAAAGGGTAGTCCAGGATTCAATATACCAAATGAATCGTAGTTATCAAGTAAAAGCTACATGCCAAGTAACTATATTTTAAACATGTTTTTATACTTGGATATTCATATTAATtgagaaaaatacaaaatttgtCCATAATCTATTACTAATTTATACAGGAGTTTGATGTGGTGGAAGTCATCGTCAATGATTTAATCCACTAGCGTAGTTATCTCTCTTTCGCCACGAAAAGCAATGTTGTTGCTAATGCTATGTTTCTTTCCACTTTCCAGTAAAGGCGCGGCGTGGAGATGCCGCTTCTTGTGGAATGTGGACCATCTCAATTCTCAAACGtttctttccttttaatttcttttatttatgacaCTGTACACTCAAAATTCCCTTAAGAAACAGTATACTATTTTCAACAATATTAATCTGCCAAAATATATTATTGTAAAGGTGGAAACCATTATTGAATTTATCACGTTTGAATTCTAAACTAGATAAGGCAATTCAATATCACTATCTTCTTGTATTGTGTGAATTGTGATGTTCCCTTCTTGtgatatttctattttctattatttCTAAGTCCACTAATCATAttgagacaaaattgaaattAGATCTAAATATTTAAAACAATTTTCAATTGTATTTCTCATCATATATATTTTTCGGTTAGTATTTCCATAAAAGTTTATTCAAAGCCTCAATGGAGTGCATGGTCAAAGAATAAAGTAAGGAATTCATTTGTCTTTTTTTTGGTGATGTAATTCATTTGTCAACAACAAACTTTTAAATCAGATTAATTTTTAATCTGCTTGAAAaaaatcatgaaaaaaaaaagtaaaaaatgaaaTTTAGACTTTTCAATACAGATAAGTTCTAGATCAAATTCAGGATTTACATATCTTTTGACCCAACGATGGCCAACAATGACATGTGCATAAGAATGAGAGATGTTGACAAAAAGAAAAACTCTTGTCTAAACTGGGCCATATCAGGCCCAAAAGGAAACAATAATTTATCGATACTTGGGACCTAGCTAGAACCCATATAAGGATAACAAATGATTTTACCCGCCCAAAATAAAAATGGAGACCAGAATGAAAACCTAAGACAAGAGATTAAGAGAAAGAAAACGTTGAACGTTGATTTCATATTGGATACCTTTTACTATATACCGAGTATTTAATAATTTTCCATGCAGCTTTAATGTCCAATGTCTACTCGTGGTTCCAAGCGTTCTTTATATCTATGTGAAGCTCCATGTTAGATTAACATTTCTATTACTTATGTTGGTGGTATTGCTGATATACAATCCCGCAAAATATGTATTATTGTATTCACGAATTCTTTTCAATAGAATAAGAATACATGTGCCTGATGTCGTTTTCTTTTCTAACTctcaaagtaaaaaaaataaacccAAAAAGTTATACAATGCTAtgaatttttataataaatttcaCTAATATTGGTTATTAATATTGGTTATTCCTGTGAATTTCAAGTAGTGATGAACATTTCTTATTTCTAATATAAAAGCATTAGGGTATAAAAAGCGAGGTGAGACTTTTCATACTTGTTCCGTTCCACACGACCTTTTCTGTTTTCTCCTTTTCGCTCTTTCTTGGTCATGATCCATGAAGGCGTATCTGAGCCGCACTTAACTGCTTAACCCTTTTCTGCTTCAACCACTAAGTATATTCCACAGAATCCAAGGTTTTCTCAGAAACTGTAATGCAACAAACACAACACGCTAAACTCTTGTTCCAACTCTCTTTTCCCTTCCCAGCATAATTAGCAAGTCAGATCATAATTTTCAAAACTATGGAGAGGAGTACCATACACTCCATGTGAGAGTGTCTCGGAGTCGCTTAGTATGCAACCCGCATAACAAGTTCTTCCTGCACAGTCAGAGTCAAAGTCAACGGTTCAATcttcaaataaaattattattccaTGTTCAAACCAAGACACAACCTCAATTTCACACTTAGACCACACAGCAGCCAGCCAGGCAAGTGAGGGTCcctatataaataaattaaaaccaATCAACTTACAAAAAGCCCACACCAATTATCTGATCTTCCCCCAACATACACAATATCAAAATGGGCAAATCGGCTCTTTGGCTCACCACATTCACCCTCGTGTTGACGGGCTTCCTGACGGCCCGGGCTCAGCCAGAGGCAAACTTCAAGTGCAGCAGCAGCACGAACGCCACGTGTCGAGCTCTAATCGACTACTTTAGCCAGAATGCGACCACGCTCCGAGACATCCAGAAGCTGTTCAACGTGAAGCACCTCCCGGACCTATTGGGCGCAAATGCCAACACGATCCCGGAAAACGCGTCAGGCAGTTACAGCGTGGCGCCCAAGCAGGTAGTTAGG contains the following coding sequences:
- the LOC107634720 gene encoding probable E3 ubiquitin-protein ligase ATL44, with translation MEAETTLVPPTATPPPPHNGGLDWTVVAAAIVCALLCALGLNTMLQCVFQCAGRVLTQPLQWIASRRLNSGLKRKDMVALPTSTFSSSSSSSEAAPSNNNNNNCAICLAEFSDGEQIRFLPQCSHHFHVVCIDKWLLSHSSCPTCRHLLKSNADSSSLHSLHILLA